From a single Balearica regulorum gibbericeps isolate bBalReg1 chromosome 11, bBalReg1.pri, whole genome shotgun sequence genomic region:
- the LOC142603329 gene encoding uncharacterized protein LOC142603329 isoform X2 — protein sequence MSILKVLLFLLFVASDSLSEQEALEPNCTGVVDFKACLGNTVNFCPTNISCQCKNEKPFCRCDFSRVDWREFWYMDPKCSHLWNTLDLILVTVLPAIALVIIVAAIFYCVYYCKSEKARNQTNPPYCEAQHNPAFTVETAGSLGHVYHQSPKDGWVGRIPKAVLRRPDFDDGPAPSQLENYSGTATDKDPVNGPMHPQPLRRPDPTTDYFSNQRPQYEKSGYPSNNLPYADYAEGRQYRRY from the exons ATGTCCATCCTTAAagtcttgcttttccttctgttcgTGGCCAGTGACTCGCTGAGTGAGCAAGAAGCTTTAGAAC CCAACTGCACTGGAGTTGTGGACTTTAAGGCCTGCCTGGGTAATACAGTCAACTTCTGTCCTACCAATATTTCTTGtcaatgtaaaaatgaaaaacctttTTGCAG atgtgATTTCTCCAGAGTGGACTGGAGGGAGTTTTGGTACATGGATCCTAAATGTAGCCACCTTTGGAACACTTTAGACTTGATTTTAGTAACTGTTCTTCCTGCAATAGCACTGGTTATCATAGTTGCTGCAATATTTTACTGTGTCTACTactgtaaaagtgaaaaagctaG GAACCAGACAAATCCTCCATACTGTGAAGCACAGCATAACCCTGCATTTACTGTTGAAACAGCTGGTAGCTTGGGGCATGTTTATCACCAGTCGCCAAAG GATGGCTGGGTTGGACGAATTCCAAAAGCTGTACTGAGAAGACCAGATTTTGATGATGGCCCAGCCCCAAGTCAATTAGAGAATTACAG TGGCACGGCAACTGACAAAGATCCTGTAAACGG TCCTATGCATCCTCAGCCATTAAGGAGACCGGATCCAACAACAGACTATTTTTCTAACCAGCGACCTCAATATGAGAAATCAGGCTATCCAAGCAATAATTTGCCTTATGCAGATTATGCAGAGGGGAGACAGTATCGG
- the LOC142603329 gene encoding uncharacterized protein LOC142603329 isoform X1: protein MEETDTSFYWEFQDSPEVLLGKFENTSWCRHQSQNWKKMLPAEHQKPAANCTGVVDFKACLGNTVNFCPTNISCQCKNEKPFCRCDFSRVDWREFWYMDPKCSHLWNTLDLILVTVLPAIALVIIVAAIFYCVYYCKSEKARNQTNPPYCEAQHNPAFTVETAGSLGHVYHQSPKDGWVGRIPKAVLRRPDFDDGPAPSQLENYSGTATDKDPVNGPMHPQPLRRPDPTTDYFSNQRPQYEKSGYPSNNLPYADYAEGRQYRRY, encoded by the exons ATGGAGGAAACAGATACCAGCTTTTACTGGG AATTTCAAGACAGTCCTGAGGTGTTGCTGGGCAAATTTGAAAACACCTCATGGTGCAGACATCAAAGccagaactggaagaaaatgctgCCAGCAGAGCATCAGAAACCTGCAG CCAACTGCACTGGAGTTGTGGACTTTAAGGCCTGCCTGGGTAATACAGTCAACTTCTGTCCTACCAATATTTCTTGtcaatgtaaaaatgaaaaacctttTTGCAG atgtgATTTCTCCAGAGTGGACTGGAGGGAGTTTTGGTACATGGATCCTAAATGTAGCCACCTTTGGAACACTTTAGACTTGATTTTAGTAACTGTTCTTCCTGCAATAGCACTGGTTATCATAGTTGCTGCAATATTTTACTGTGTCTACTactgtaaaagtgaaaaagctaG GAACCAGACAAATCCTCCATACTGTGAAGCACAGCATAACCCTGCATTTACTGTTGAAACAGCTGGTAGCTTGGGGCATGTTTATCACCAGTCGCCAAAG GATGGCTGGGTTGGACGAATTCCAAAAGCTGTACTGAGAAGACCAGATTTTGATGATGGCCCAGCCCCAAGTCAATTAGAGAATTACAG TGGCACGGCAACTGACAAAGATCCTGTAAACGG TCCTATGCATCCTCAGCCATTAAGGAGACCGGATCCAACAACAGACTATTTTTCTAACCAGCGACCTCAATATGAGAAATCAGGCTATCCAAGCAATAATTTGCCTTATGCAGATTATGCAGAGGGGAGACAGTATCGG
- the APOOL gene encoding MICOS complex subunit MIC27 isoform X3, whose product MAAKVAKLAAAASGLPFAFITVHAATEKESKGQMMKPNQLPIYCPPPLKSKYIEEQPGHLQKQFSSVRQTTGRYIGWCKDAFVFVKNGIMDSIQFGKDAYIYLKNPPPEFLPKVGVITVSGLAGIVLARKDSRFKKIAYPLGLTTLGISVCYPAQSVVFAKVTGKKLFSASHQTYEAVRSLWAKKDVTKLQQESKSVTQEDKKEISSTKPESAIEPRSFNTTEPSPVESWSNKDPVPSSGTVKTPKFKPDPKLMDHGQSSPEDVDMYSTRS is encoded by the exons ATGGCGGCCAAG GTGGCaaagctggcagctgctgcttctggtctGCCATTTGCATTTATTACTGTACATGCAGCGACAGAAAAGGAATCCAAGGGTCAGATGATGAAGCCGAATCAG CTTCCAATTTACTGTCCACCACCTctgaaatcaaaatacattGAAGAGCAGCCTGGTCACTTGCAGAAGCAATTTTCTTCAGTAAGACAGACAACCGGCCGCTATATTGGATGGTGCAAG gatgCTTTTGTCTTTGTTAAAAATGGAATAATGGATTCAATTCAATTTGGGAAAG aTGCTTACATTTACCTGAAGAATCCACCACcagaatttcttcccaaagtTGGTGTAATTACAGTATCAGGCTTAGCTGGCATAGTGCTGGCAAGAAAAG ATTCTAGATTTAAGAAAATTGCTTATCCTTTGGGACTTACTACTTTAGGAATTTCTGTTTGTTACCCAGCTCAGTCAGTGGTATTTGCTAAG gTAACAgggaaaaagttattttctgcaAGCCATCAAACCTATGAAGCTGTGCGATCACTATGGGCAAAAAAAGATGTCACCAAG CTGCAGCAAGAGTCAAAATCAGTTACACAAGAAGATAAGAAAGAGATTTCTAGTACAAAACCTGAGTCTGCTATTGAGCCGAGATCATTTAACACAACAGAACCTTCTCCAGTAGAGTCTTGGAGTAATAAAGATCCAGTGCCTTCATCAG GAACAGTGAAGACACCAAAATTTAAGCCTGATCCAAAACTTATGGACCATGGTCAGTCCAGCCCAGAAGATGTGGATATGTACAGTACTAGAAGCTAA
- the APOOL gene encoding MICOS complex subunit MIC27 isoform X4, protein MAAKVAKLAAAASGLPFAFITVHAATEKESKGQMMKPNQLPIYCPPPLKSKYIEEQPGHLQKQFSSVRQTTGRYIGWCKDAFVFVKNGIMDSIQFGKDAYIYLKNPPPEFLPKVGVITVSGLAGIVLARKDSRFKKIAYPLGLTTLGISVCYPAQSVVFAKVTGKKLFSASHQTYEAVRSLWAKKDVTKLQQESKSVTQEDKKEISSTKPESAIEPRSFNTTEPSPVESWSNKDPVPSSVKTPKFKPDPKLMDHGQSSPEDVDMYSTRS, encoded by the exons ATGGCGGCCAAG GTGGCaaagctggcagctgctgcttctggtctGCCATTTGCATTTATTACTGTACATGCAGCGACAGAAAAGGAATCCAAGGGTCAGATGATGAAGCCGAATCAG CTTCCAATTTACTGTCCACCACCTctgaaatcaaaatacattGAAGAGCAGCCTGGTCACTTGCAGAAGCAATTTTCTTCAGTAAGACAGACAACCGGCCGCTATATTGGATGGTGCAAG gatgCTTTTGTCTTTGTTAAAAATGGAATAATGGATTCAATTCAATTTGGGAAAG aTGCTTACATTTACCTGAAGAATCCACCACcagaatttcttcccaaagtTGGTGTAATTACAGTATCAGGCTTAGCTGGCATAGTGCTGGCAAGAAAAG ATTCTAGATTTAAGAAAATTGCTTATCCTTTGGGACTTACTACTTTAGGAATTTCTGTTTGTTACCCAGCTCAGTCAGTGGTATTTGCTAAG gTAACAgggaaaaagttattttctgcaAGCCATCAAACCTATGAAGCTGTGCGATCACTATGGGCAAAAAAAGATGTCACCAAG CTGCAGCAAGAGTCAAAATCAGTTACACAAGAAGATAAGAAAGAGATTTCTAGTACAAAACCTGAGTCTGCTATTGAGCCGAGATCATTTAACACAACAGAACCTTCTCCAGTAGAGTCTTGGAGTAATAAAGATCCAGTGCCTTCATCAG TGAAGACACCAAAATTTAAGCCTGATCCAAAACTTATGGACCATGGTCAGTCCAGCCCAGAAGATGTGGATATGTACAGTACTAGAAGCTAA
- the APOOL gene encoding MICOS complex subunit MIC27 isoform X2, with product MRGLPGGKRVAKLAAAASGLPFAFITVHAATEKESKGQMMKPNQLPIYCPPPLKSKYIEEQPGHLQKQFSSVRQTTGRYIGWCKDAFVFVKNGIMDSIQFGKDAYIYLKNPPPEFLPKVGVITVSGLAGIVLARKDSRFKKIAYPLGLTTLGISVCYPAQSVVFAKVTGKKLFSASHQTYEAVRSLWAKKDVTKLQQESKSVTQEDKKEISSTKPESAIEPRSFNTTEPSPVESWSNKDPVPSSVKTPKFKPDPKLMDHGQSSPEDVDMYSTRS from the exons ATGCGGGGGCTGCCAGGCGGGAAGCGG GTGGCaaagctggcagctgctgcttctggtctGCCATTTGCATTTATTACTGTACATGCAGCGACAGAAAAGGAATCCAAGGGTCAGATGATGAAGCCGAATCAG CTTCCAATTTACTGTCCACCACCTctgaaatcaaaatacattGAAGAGCAGCCTGGTCACTTGCAGAAGCAATTTTCTTCAGTAAGACAGACAACCGGCCGCTATATTGGATGGTGCAAG gatgCTTTTGTCTTTGTTAAAAATGGAATAATGGATTCAATTCAATTTGGGAAAG aTGCTTACATTTACCTGAAGAATCCACCACcagaatttcttcccaaagtTGGTGTAATTACAGTATCAGGCTTAGCTGGCATAGTGCTGGCAAGAAAAG ATTCTAGATTTAAGAAAATTGCTTATCCTTTGGGACTTACTACTTTAGGAATTTCTGTTTGTTACCCAGCTCAGTCAGTGGTATTTGCTAAG gTAACAgggaaaaagttattttctgcaAGCCATCAAACCTATGAAGCTGTGCGATCACTATGGGCAAAAAAAGATGTCACCAAG CTGCAGCAAGAGTCAAAATCAGTTACACAAGAAGATAAGAAAGAGATTTCTAGTACAAAACCTGAGTCTGCTATTGAGCCGAGATCATTTAACACAACAGAACCTTCTCCAGTAGAGTCTTGGAGTAATAAAGATCCAGTGCCTTCATCAG TGAAGACACCAAAATTTAAGCCTGATCCAAAACTTATGGACCATGGTCAGTCCAGCCCAGAAGATGTGGATATGTACAGTACTAGAAGCTAA
- the APOOL gene encoding MICOS complex subunit MIC27 isoform X1 produces the protein MRGLPGGKRVAKLAAAASGLPFAFITVHAATEKESKGQMMKPNQLPIYCPPPLKSKYIEEQPGHLQKQFSSVRQTTGRYIGWCKDAFVFVKNGIMDSIQFGKDAYIYLKNPPPEFLPKVGVITVSGLAGIVLARKDSRFKKIAYPLGLTTLGISVCYPAQSVVFAKVTGKKLFSASHQTYEAVRSLWAKKDVTKLQQESKSVTQEDKKEISSTKPESAIEPRSFNTTEPSPVESWSNKDPVPSSGTVKTPKFKPDPKLMDHGQSSPEDVDMYSTRS, from the exons ATGCGGGGGCTGCCAGGCGGGAAGCGG GTGGCaaagctggcagctgctgcttctggtctGCCATTTGCATTTATTACTGTACATGCAGCGACAGAAAAGGAATCCAAGGGTCAGATGATGAAGCCGAATCAG CTTCCAATTTACTGTCCACCACCTctgaaatcaaaatacattGAAGAGCAGCCTGGTCACTTGCAGAAGCAATTTTCTTCAGTAAGACAGACAACCGGCCGCTATATTGGATGGTGCAAG gatgCTTTTGTCTTTGTTAAAAATGGAATAATGGATTCAATTCAATTTGGGAAAG aTGCTTACATTTACCTGAAGAATCCACCACcagaatttcttcccaaagtTGGTGTAATTACAGTATCAGGCTTAGCTGGCATAGTGCTGGCAAGAAAAG ATTCTAGATTTAAGAAAATTGCTTATCCTTTGGGACTTACTACTTTAGGAATTTCTGTTTGTTACCCAGCTCAGTCAGTGGTATTTGCTAAG gTAACAgggaaaaagttattttctgcaAGCCATCAAACCTATGAAGCTGTGCGATCACTATGGGCAAAAAAAGATGTCACCAAG CTGCAGCAAGAGTCAAAATCAGTTACACAAGAAGATAAGAAAGAGATTTCTAGTACAAAACCTGAGTCTGCTATTGAGCCGAGATCATTTAACACAACAGAACCTTCTCCAGTAGAGTCTTGGAGTAATAAAGATCCAGTGCCTTCATCAG GAACAGTGAAGACACCAAAATTTAAGCCTGATCCAAAACTTATGGACCATGGTCAGTCCAGCCCAGAAGATGTGGATATGTACAGTACTAGAAGCTAA